Within Blastocatellia bacterium, the genomic segment GATGAGCGAGTTCTTCCCCTGGTCCCTTTTTCTGCCCGCTGCCATAGCGGCGACAGTCCTGCGTCTTCGGTCATCCGGCGAAGCCTCCTGGGCAACAGGTACGCCGACCGACACGTTCGCGTCGTCCGCCATCTGCCGTTCACTTCCGGCAAACAGTGCCACAGGTCCCGCTTCTGGGCATCAGGGGTCAGCTCCATCGGAATGGGCTGATTGTTTTCTGCTCGCCTGGATGGGCTTCATCCTGATTTTTTTCAGCCTCTCGGTAGCCAAGCAAAACGAGTACCTGCTACCGCTTTATCCGGCTGCCGCGCTCGTTGTCGGTCGGTTTTTCTCCGAGGCTCGGCCCTTTTCCTCCCGACTCATCAAAGGTCTGTTCGCGTTGTCTATCGCCTTGCTTGCCGGAGGGTTCATTGGCGGGGCCTGGGTTGCCGCGAGTCGGGCCCCGATGCTCTTTGACTCCCATCGGCTGCTGACGACGACCTCGGTGACTCTGCTCACAGCCGCTTTACTTCTTGCAGGCGCTTATCTGCTTGGGACCCTCCGTCAGGTCTTCGCTCTGACAGCCCTGACGATGCTCGTTCTCACCGGAGTCCTGCTCTCCCTTCTGCCGAAGCTTGAAGCCTACCGCCCGGTTCGGCACCTGGCTGAGCGCATCACCCGGGAGGCAGCCCCTGATGATCTCGTGGGATATTATCGGTTCACCGCTCCCAGCCTCTGCTACTATACCCGGAGAAAAATCTTCGAGGTCTTCACCCCCGATGAGATCAAAGAGATTCTTCGCTCCACCCGCCGCGCCTTCTGCCTCATGTATGAACGCGACATCATCGCCCTCGGCGCGGATTCCGGATGGCCTTTGCGAGTTATAGAATGTCGCCCATCGCTCTTTCCGATGACAATGAAACGATTCCTCCGCCTGCGAGGTCCCGACGATCTCGAACGTATCTGTCTGGTCACCAATCACTAGAGGCGGAAATCCCCTTCTGAAGCTCTGCGTTCCTGCGGGCGCGTCTTCAACGCGCTGTTCGTCTGGTAGTGACTCCCGGCTCCTCCGACCCCACAGCAGGACGTTCACTCCCACGGGATAGAAGATTGTCCGCTGGGTGAGCGACACGAGTCGCTCCACATCAGGCCATCTGTCATCGCCCAATAATAAGAGACTCGCGGGCATGGCCAACGGCACGGAATCTTGACAATGAGAGGTGGGGAGAATCAGGCTTGTGAGGAGAAAAGGAGAAGAACGGTATGCGTATTGCTGGCGCTTTCCTTTTAATCTCCGGGCTGACCGTAGGAAACCTGCCCGCTTCAGGCCAGAGCAGAGCCGAGGTCTTCTTTCCCATGGCGGTGTGGTATGGGGGCGGACGCGCTCGCGCGCCCATGCTCGAGCCAAACCCTCGAGCCGAGCGCGACCGATGGCGAGCGGACCTGCAAAAGATCAAGGAGCTTGGCTTCAACTCCATTCGTTGCTGGGTTGACTGGGCGACGGCGGAACCCGTCGAGGGGCGCTACAACTTCGAGGCCGTTGACCTGCTCGCGGAGTTGGCTGGCGAACTCGGCTTGCGCGTCATCGTTCAAGTCTACGCCGATTCGGCCCCCGACTGGATCGGAAAGAAATATCCCGATGCACACTTTGTCTCCATTGGCGGCGAGAGGATGCCGGTGGAGTCTGCGCCCGGTTATTGCTTCGATCATCCCGGCGTGCGAAAAGCTTTGTTGCGATTTCTCACTGCGCTGGCCGAGCGAATGAAACGGCACGCGGCTTTCTTCGGCTGGGACCTCTGGAGTGAACCCCACATCGTCAACTGGGCATCCGCTCCCTACCTCACTCACCCGGAGTTTTGCTTTTGCCCCTACACCGTCAACCGATTTCGCCAATGGGTGAAGAAGAAATACGGGACTCTGGAAGCCTTAAATCGTGCTTGGTATCGGCGGTTCGATGACTGGAACGATATTCAGCCGAACCGTTTGAGCACGATCCTCTCCTACACCGATTACATTGACTGGCGGTTGTTCATCATCGAGAAGCTCGCCGAAGACCTTCGCATGAGATACGAAACGGTCACGCGCGTTCTCCCCGATAAAGTTGCAACCAGCCATGCGGCGGCTCCCGGACTCTTCACGAGTCCGGCGGCCGGCGACGGCAATCCCGATGACTGGCTGATGGCCCGGCAGGTGGATTTCTGGGGGACGTCGTTCTATCCCAAGCACTCGTTTCCCGTCGGACGAGATCCCGAGTGGCGGGGCGCGCTTCTGGACTTCATCCGCTCGGCGTGTTCGCGCGCGGCGGGATTCTGGATCGGAGAGCTTCAAGGAGGTGTCGGAACCGTTGGACTTCGCATCAGTTCGACCGTCACGCCCAACGATCTGCGGAT encodes:
- a CDS encoding glycosyltransferase family 39 protein; the protein is MIGRQQWGALILAVFLAPYFLHLGTSALWDANEAFYVEGPREMLESGDLLSPRFNFSLKLNKPILPYWVVLPTFALFGVSEWSERVVIATCMVVTILLTYALGRRLYGHGVGLLGAIVLASSVKFLIVGRRSLIDALLTTLLVAALYLLVRGATERKFSAGAYIMMGLAVLTKGLVGIVIPLGVVLTFLLWQGMRQAYPRSSRGSVLSFILHQSLRGLNVLRFPLGLFIILAVATPWYAAMIHRHGWGFLSAFIIGDHVKRFLYGTSGMSRPWWYYGPVLMSEFFPWSLFLPAAIAATVLRLRSSGEASWATGTPTDTFASSAICRSLPANSATGPASGHQGSAPSEWADCFLLAWMGFILIFFSLSVAKQNEYLLPLYPAAALVVGRFFSEARPFSSRLIKGLFALSIALLAGGFIGGAWVAASRAPMLFDSHRLLTTTSVTLLTAALLLAGAYLLGTLRQVFALTALTMLVLTGVLLSLLPKLEAYRPVRHLAERITREAAPDDLVGYYRFTAPSLCYYTRRKIFEVFTPDEIKEILRSTRRAFCLMYERDIIALGADSGWPLRVIECRPSLFPMTMKRFLRLRGPDDLERICLVTNH